In the genome of Oceanococcus sp. HetDA_MAG_MS8, the window TGTACCGCATCAATACCGCCGGCGCCCCAGATTGCAAGCGCAGCAATCAAGTCGGTGCTTTCATTAAGCGCAGAGTGCGTCTAGGGACAACTCCATCATCTCCCCAGCACCCACATCCACGCGCTCCAGCAGGCCTTTGACCTCCGGCAGAATACGCGCCGCGAAGAACTTGGCGGTGGCGAGCTTGGCAGCCTTGAAGTCGGCATCAGGGTGGTTTTCAGCCGCGTCCAAGATGCGTAGCCAGTAATAACCAATGGCCGTCAAAGAGAAGGCCCGCTGGAATTCCACAGCGCCAGCACCGGCGTCGTTGGGGTCGGAGTTAAAGCGTTCCCGCAGTTGCTGGGTGGAGGTTTTCAGCGCAGCTAAGGCGGCTTTGAGCGGCTCGCTCAGGAAGGCTTGTGCAGGTTTGGCAGCAGCAACGGCAGCTTCCACACGGTTGAAGAAGGTATCGGCCATAGCGCCGCCCTTGAGTTGCAGCTTACGGCGAACCAAATCCATGGCCTGAATGCCGTTGGTGCCCTCATAGAGGCACAGGATCTTAGAGTCGCGCACCACCTGCTCCACGCCATGCTCGGCAATGAAGCCGTGACCACCGTATACCTGGACCGCTTCCAAGCCGTTTTCTACGGCCAGGTCCGTGCAGAAGGACTTCACCACAGGAGTGAACAAATCCACCCAGTCGGTGGCTTCTTCGCGGACTTTGGCATCTGGGTGTGCGGCGGCTAAATCGACGTGGATAGCGGTGTCGTAAGCCATGGCCCGCGAGCCTTCGGTTAATGCGCGCATCTTCAGCAGCATGCGGCGCACATCTGGGTGATCGGCGATAGGGCCGCCACCGCCGGTAAGGGTTTTGCCCTGAACCCGATCCTTGGCGTAGGAGAGGGCGCTTTGCAGAGCAAAGTCGGCCTGACCCAGGCCTTGGAAGCCCACCATGATGCGCGCTAGGTTCATCATGGTGAACATGTTCATGATGCCGCGGTTTTGCTCGCCTACCAGGTAGCCTTCGGCCTCTTCAAACACCATCACGCAGGTGCATGAGCCATGCATACCCATTTTGTGTTCGATGGCTTGGCAGTGAACGGGGTTGCGTTCACCCAAAGAGCCGTCGGCATTCACCTTGTACTTGGGCACGATGAAGGTGGATAAGCCTTTGACGCCATCTGGGCTATCGGTGCAGCGGGCTAGCACGTAGTGGACGATGTTATCGGCCATTTGGTGCTCACCAGAGGTAATGAAGATTTTCATTCCGCTGATCTTGTAGCTGCCATCAGCCTGCTTTTCGGCCTTGGTTTTCACTGCGCCCAAATCAGAGCCTGCCTGTGGCTCGGTCAGGCACATTGTTCCGGTCCATTCCCCGGTCGCCAACTTGGGCAGATAGGTTTGCTTTTGGTCATCCGAAGCGTGGGCATGCAGGGCCTCGAAACAACCCGTGGTCAGGCCGGGATACAAGGCAAAGGCGACGTTCGCGGCGCAGACCATCTCTTCCACAGCCTTGCCCAATGTATAAGGCAAGCCTTGACCACCCCAGTCTGGACTGTTCGCCAGACCCACCCAGCCCGACTCCCAATATTCGCGATAAGCCTCAGCGAAACCCGGCGGAACTGTTACTTCACCAGACTCTAGCTTGCAGCCCTCGTGGTCGCCGGTTTCTCGCAGCGGCAACAGCTTTTCTTCTGTGAAGCGAGCTGCCTCGTCGAGCACACCCTCAACGATATCGTCGGTGCAATCTTGAAAGGGCTCCAATTCACTGAGTTGCTGGATGCCCAGCACATCATTCAAAACAAAGCGGAGTTCACGTAGGGGGACTTTGTAGTAGGCCATGTGGGGGACGTTCTCAAACTTTAGAAGAGGTGGATGTTACCAAACACATACGCTACGGCCGCGCGGAGTAGATGACATCCAGCGCCATGCCATGGCCTGTTGTCGCCACTTGGACTGCGCCAAAATCTGCGGCGCTACAACCATTCCCAATGGACCAGATACCCTACTTTGCCGACAAAACATTAGGCTGCGCCTGAGCCAACTTGGCCGGGTACTCACAGCCTTTCCAGCTCACTCACAGAGTTTCGACGCCGCAGGAGCAGCCGCCCCAAGGTTTATAGCCCGCACTGCAGGCAGACCGCCACATTAAGAACCAAGCCGCAGGGATGCTGAGCACAGCCGCCCGAGAATTCATCCGAGCAGCACAGCCGGCTTAGGCGTTGTGTTCGCCTGAGCCCCAGCCGAAGTCTTTGAGTTTACGGGTGAGCGTATTCCGCCCCCAGCCTAGGCGGCGCGCCGCCTCTTGGCGATGGTCCTCGCAGGCATCCAGGGCGAACCTCGCCAGCGTTTTCTCCATCTCCAAGGTTGCAGCCGGCACCAAATCGCAATCACCGTCTTTCCATTTGTGCTCCGCCCAACGCAGTAGCGGGGCAATCCAGTCTTCGGTCCCTGCCTCTGCAGGGACAACAGTTTGCGTCGCGGGCTTGGGCACTTCGGTTGGCGATGAGATCGCTGACTTGACCGCGGAGCCCGCTGCGGAGCGTAGATCTTCAGGTAGATCCTCTACGTGCACCTGATGACCAGGAGCCATTACGGTGATCCAGCGACAAAAATTTTCCAACTGGCGTACGTTGCCGGGCCAGTCATGGGCCTGCAGCAGCTCGGTTGTGTCGGGCAGCAGTTGTTTAACTTCGGTTTCCAATTCCGCGGCGCTGCGTTGCAGGAAATGCCGCAGGAGCAGGGGGATGTCTTCGCGACGCTCGCGCAGCGAGGGCGTGCGCACCCGAATAACATTTAAGCGATGGAATAGGTCCTCACGAAAGCGGCCTTCGGTCACGGCCTCTTCCAGGTTCTGGTTGGTAGCCGCCACAATGCGAACATCCACCTGCACGGGCACATGCCCGCCAACTCGGTAGAACTGGCCGTCGGCCAGCACGCGGAGTAGGCGGGTTTGCAAATCGGGGGGCATTTCCCCGATTTCGTCCAGGAACAGGGTGCCCCCGTCGGCTTGTTCAAAGCGCCCAGCCCGCTGGGTGGTCGCCCCCGTGAAGGCGCCACGCTCATGGCCGAAAAACTCCGACTCCATGAGATCTTTGGGAATAGCCGCGGTGTTAATGGCAATAAAGGGCTTCTTGGCGCGGGGGCTGTGCGCATGTAGAGCTCGCGCAACCAGCTCTTTACCGGTTCCAGATTCACCCGTAATCAGTACGGTGATTTGCGATTTGGCCAAGCGGCCAATGGCGCGAAACACCTCCTGCATGGCAGGTGCCTCACCAACAATGTGCGCCGTGGTGGGGGGCGTGTCGGACACAGCCGCCTCGCGCTCACGCGAGCGCGCGGCTCGCTGCACCAATTCCACCGCCTCATCCACATCGAAGGGCTTGGGCAAATACTCAAAGGCCCCGCCTTTGTAGGCTGCTACCGCCGCGTCCAGGTCGGAGTGGGCCGTCATCACAATCACGGGCAACTCGGCGTTTACAGCATGCACGCGCGATAAGAGCTCTAAACCGTCAATGCCGCGCATGCGGATGTCGGTGATCACCACATCCGGCTGATCCTCTTCCAAGGCATCCAACATTTCGATGCCGCCGGCAAAGGCCTGTACATCGAGGCCAGAACTTTGCAGCGCGCGCTCGAGCACCCAGCGAATCGAATCGTCGTCATCGACCACCCAGACTTTTAAGCTCATGCGGTTGTCCTCTGGATTGGTAAGTACAACGAAAACACCGTGTCCCCTGGCCGGCTCTCGCATTCGATCAAACCACCGTGATTGCGAATCAATGTTTGAGCGATAGCAAGTCCTAGGCCACTTCCCTCGGCGCGCGAACTGACCATGGGATAGAAGATTTTTTCCATCATGTCACTGGGGATACCCGGCCCTGTGTCACAAATGTCTACGCGTAACACCAAGCGATGGCGCACTCCACCAATGGTGAACTGACGCATGGCCCGGGTGCGCAATATCAGCCGACCGGTTTCCTGTTCACGCATGGCGTCCAAGGCATTAACGCCAATGTTTAAAACCGCCTGAATAAGCTGCTCGGGGTCGGCGGGTACATCAGGAAGACTGGGGTCGTAATCGCGCTCGATGCTAATCGCAGCAGGCGCCTGTGCCTCCAGCAAAGTGCGTACATGCTCGACGACCACGTGGATATTGGTGGGTTTGAAGGGCACCGGCCGACTGGGGCCAAGCAGGCGATCAACCAGATCTTGAAGGCGATCGGCCTCGCGAATAATGATGCCGGTAAAGTCACGTAGATCTTCAGAGGGCAGTTCTCGTTCGAGTAACTGGGCCGCGCCACGCAGGCCGCCCAGCGGGTTTTTAATTTCGTGGGCCAGGCCACGAATCATTTCGTGGTTGACCTCTTGTTGCTGCCACTGAGCATCTTCACGAAAGATGCGGTGAGGACGGTCGCGAGTCGAGAACTCCATCGCCAGCATGCCGTCGCGCTGGGGGCTGAGGCTCACATCGGCAACAAAGCGGTCTTCACTGCCATTGCTACGGCGCAGACGAAGGTCGCGCGCCATATACGCCTCTTGTTCTTCCAAGGCCTTGAGGATGGGTTCGCGCAAAACGCTCAGCGCCGGCAGCACGGTAAACAGCTTGGCGCCACAAGCAAAGCCATCGGAGACCCCAAACATCATTTCAGCAGCACTGTTGAGACGATCTACGGTTTGGTCAGCGTGAATGGCGATGACGGCCGTGGCAAGGCCATCTAACAACTCATCACCGCGAATCTTATGTTTATGTTTTGCCATAGCGCTCAAACAAGTGCGCCCCCTAAAAAGGGGGCGCGCCGAAGTCGACGGCACAGCTCGGAATCAGCGCCCGAGCCGCGCCCAAATAGTCTGCAGCAGACCTGATTAGAGGCTGTAGTACATGTCGAATTCGACCGGGTGCGTGGTCATCTTCAGACGTGTGGTGTCTTCACGCTTCAGCGCGATGTAGCCATCAATCATGTCGTCGGTGAAAACGCCGCCGCGGGTAAGGAACTCGCGATCTGCATCCAGAGCATCCAGCGCCTCATCCAAAGACTCACAAACCTGTGGGATTTCCTTCTCTTCTTCTGGCGGCAGGTCGTACAGATCCTTATCCATGGGGTCGCCAGGGTGGATCTTGTTTTGAATGCCGTCCAGGCCAGCCATCATCAAGGCTGCGAAAGCCAGGTAAGGGTTGGCGGTGGAATCCGGGAAGCGCACCTCAATACGGCGAGCCTTAGGATTGGAAATAAACGGAATACGGATCGACGCGGAGCGGTTACGCGCCGAGTAAGCCAACATGGTTGGGGCTTCGAAACCTTTGACCAAACGCTTGTAGCTGTTGGTAGAAGCGTTGGTGAAAGCGTTCAGAGCACGCGCGTGCTTAATCACGCCGCCAATGTAGTACAGCGCGGTTTCGGACAAGCCGCCAACGCCGTCGCCGGAGAACAGGTTCTCGCCGTCTTTGCCCAGCGACATATGCACGTGCATGCCGTTGCCGTTATCACCAACCAGCGGCTTGGGCATGAAGGTGGCGGTTTTGCCGTAGCCAGCAGCCACGTTTTGGATGGCGTACTTGAGAATCAAGACTTCATCGGCCTTCTTCACCAAGGTGTTGAATTTCACGCCGATTTCGCACTGACCGGCGGTGGCCACCTCGTGGTGATGCACTTCGGTTTCTACGCCCATCTCTTCGATGGCCAAGCACATGGCCGAACGCAGGTCATGCAGCGAATCCACCGGAGGAACAGGGAAGTAGCCGCCCTTAACACCGGGGCGGTGCCCCATGTTGCCGTCTTCGTAGACTTTTTCGGTGTTCCAAGAAGCCTCTTCGGAGTCGATCTTGTAGAAAGCACCGGAAATGTCGGCGCCCCACTTGATGTCGTCGAGCACGAAGAACTCGTTCTCAGGACCGAAGAAGGCCGTATCGGCGATCCCGGTGGAGTTCATGTAAGCCTCGGCGCGCTTGGCCACCGAACGTGGGTCACGCTCGTAACCCTGCATGGTCGCAGGCTCAACTACGTCACAGCGCAGGATCAGCGTGGTTTCTTCCGAGAAGGGGTCGATAACGGCCGTTTCCGGGTCCGGCATCAGAATCATGTCGGACTCGTTGATGCCCTTCCAACCGGCAATGGAGGAACCGTCGAACATCTTGCCGTCTTCGAACACATCTTCGTCGATGGTGTGAGCGGGAACGGTGACGTGTTGTTCTTTACCGCGGGTATCGGCGAAGCGGAAGTCCACGAACTGGACCTCTTGGTCGCCAATCATCTTGAGTACGTCGCTAGCCGACATGCGAATCTCCCTCGCTGGGTACAAATGAATTATTGAAAGCAGGCACCAAAGGGCGCCTTGCAGCACACTACAAGAGTCCTCCCCTGTAGCGAACGCGGAGTGATTCAGCAGGAAACATGCCAGTTTCTATGCGGCATAAGCACTGAATGCACCGACGATGTGCGCAGTCTGCACCATTTATGCGCACCATGAAAGCGCACCACTCTTGTGCGCTACGAATGCCCTGCAGTTGGGGCCGAGTCCCAAGGACGATTAGAATGGGCGCCTTTTCATCCCTCGGACAAATGCCATATGGCTGTGCCCGCCACCTTTTCGGAGCTAATTGCCACCCTGCAAGACTTTTGGGCTCGGCAAGGCTGCGTGATTCTGCAACCTCTGGATAAAGAAGTTGGGGCTGGAACCTTCCATCCAGCAACATTCTTGCGCTCATTAGGCCCAGAGCCTTGGAAAAGCGCTTATGTACAGCCTTCGCGCAGACCGACGGATGGTCGCTACGGCGACAACCCCAACCGCCTCCAGCATTACTATCAATTCCAGGTGCTGCTGAAGCCCTCGCCGCCAGATATTCAAAACCTGTATTTGGAGTCGCTCAAAGCGCTGGGATTAGACCCATTGGTGCACGACATCCGCTTTGTAGAAGACAACTGGGAATCGCCGACCTTGGGCGCTTGGGGCCTGGGCTGGGAAGTGTGGCTGAACGGCATGGAGGTCACTCAGTTCACCTACTTCCAACAAGTAGGCGGCCTGGAGTGCAAGCCTGTGTCCGGCGAGCTCACCTACGGCCTAGAACGGCTTGCCATGTATTTGCAGGGCGTGGAGTCGGTCTATGACTTGGTTTGGGCGCGTGACGGGGAGCGCGTGGTGACCTATGGCGATGTGTTCCACCAAAACGAAGTGGAGCAGTCACGCTACAACTTTGAAGAAGCCGAAGTTGAGGATTTGTTCGCCGCCTTCGCCAAAGCCGAAGCCGCCTGCAACAAGTTGGTTGAGCGCGGCTTACCACTGCCCGCCTATGAACGGGTACTGGATGCCTCGCATGCCTTCAACATGCTGGATGCCCGCCAAGCCATTTCTGTCTCCGAGCGCCAGGCTTATATTTTGCGGGTGCGCAATTTGGCCCGCGCCTGCGCCGAGTCCTATTACGCCGCACGCGAAGCCCTGGGCTTCCCCCTGTGCACCGAGGATCGCTAAATGTCCGCGCCCCTGCTTATCGAAATCGGCTGCGAAGATCTTCCTGCCCGCTACCAACAGCCCTTAGCCACAGCTCTTGCCGATAGCATTAGCCAAGGTCTTGATAAAGCGAATGTTCCACGTGGATCAGCACGTTGGTTCGCCACGCCACGGCGGCTGGCCGTATGCGTTGACGAGACGGCCGCGCAGCAGCCAACACAACACATCAAACGCCAAGGCCCTGCGCTCAGCGCTGCACTCAAAGATGGGCAGCCCACGCCCGCCGGGCTGGGCTTTGCCCGTTCTTGCGGCGTGGATTTTGACGACCTGGAGCAGATAGAGACGCCGAAGGGCACCTATCTGATGTACGTCGCTGAGCAAGCCGGCAAAGCGCTGCAAGACTTGCTGCCTGAGTTATTTGCCCAGGCCCTCAAAGCCATGGACCAAAAAGCTCCAAAGCGCATGCGCTGGGGCTCGGGCAGCGCCACTTTTGTACGCCCGGTGCAGTGGCTAGTCGCCCTGCATGGGAGCAGCCCGGTTGCTTTGGAAGCGTTTGGTTTACAAAGCAGCAACCGCAGCTTCGGCCACCGTTTCCATGCGCCCGAGGCCGTGCCTTTAAGCCACGCCGCAGATTACGAGCAAACCCTGCGCGAGGCCAAAGTCTGGGCGGACTTTGACACCCGCCGCGCCGCTATTGAAGAGCAAGTACAAGCTGCAGCTGCCGATATCGGTGGCGAAGTCGTCATTGAGGCCGAGCTTCTGGATGAGGTTACGGCGCTCGTCGAATGGCCCAGCACCATTCACGGCCGCTTTGATGAGAGGTTTTTAGCCGTGCCTGATGAGGCTGTAGTGCTGACCATTCAGGAGCATCAACGCTATTTCCCGGTGTTCGATGCGGCCGGGGCATTGCTACCCGTCTTTATCACCGTGGCCAACATTGAGTCGCGCGACCCTAGTCAAGTGATTGCCGGCAACGAACGCGTTGTCCGCCCCCGCCTCGAGGATGCTCTGTTCTTTTGGGAACAGGATCGAAAGCGACCTTTGGCGGAGCGGTTGGACGATTTGGCCCGCGTCACTTGGGCTAAAGGCCTGGGCGACCTCAAAGCCAAGGCCGAGCGTATCGCACACCTGGCCGCTCACTTGGCGGAACCCTTTGGCGCCGACCCCGCTGCGGCACGCCAAGCCGGGCTCTTAGCCAAGTGTGACTTAACCACTCAATGCGTATTCGAGATGCCCGAACTCCAGGGCATTATGGGTGGGCACCTGCTGCGCGCCGAAGGCAGCGCAGAGGCCGTGGCTACAGCGGTCGCCGAGCACTACCAACCTCTGGGCCCGCAAGCCGCAGTCCCGGAATCTACATTGGGCCGGGTGGTTGCGGCGGCTGACAAACTAGATACCCTGGCAGGATATTTCTCCATCGATGCCATTCCCACGGCCAGTAAAGACCCCTACGGTCTGCGTCGGGCCGCACTGGGCCTACTACGCATTCTGCTGGAATCTGGCGCCGCACTGAGCTGGGAGGAGCTGCTGGATGCCGCTAGCTTCAGCCTCAGCCCCGCTCAAGCCCAAAGCCTGCGGGAGTTCTTGCAGGACCGCCTACGTGGCGTACTGGCAGACCAAGGTGCCCCCGCTGCGGTGGTGGCTGGAATTTTGGACCAAGCCCTAGGCCCTGTCGACGCTCAGGCGCGCGGAGCCGCTGTCACCAGCTTTATCGACAGCGAGGCTGGCGACGCACTGGTGCAGAGCTCCAAGCGGGTGCGCAACATTCTGCGTAGCGCGCAGGAGGCCGACCGCAACGCCACGCTGAGCGAAGCCGACTGTGTAGAGCCGGCCGAGCAGGCTTTGTTCCAAGCGCTGCAAAGCCTGGATGACAACCACACAAACTACGCCCAAAGCCTGACTCAGCTCGCCACCTTGCAGGCCCCCATTGCCGGCTTTTTTGAGTCGGTCATGGTGCAGGTCGATGATCAGCGCCTGCGGCGTAATCGCCTGGCATTGTTGGAGGCCTTCGACACAGCCTGCAATCGCATTGCCGACTTTGAGCGTATTGCAGGCGGCTAGGTCGCGCCGGCTACCCATGTCTGGCTGGATGTTGCGATTGCGCCGCCTCGTGTGCATGTCGGGCTTGCTATGGCTCTGCACCAGCGCGGCTCTGGCCAAGGAGGACTGCGCCAAGCCTACCTCCATGGGCTGGGCGGTTGCCGACATCCGGGAGCTCCCAGCCGAGCTTTACGTACAAGGCTTTGCGATCCGCGGCGGGCGTTGGTATCTCAGCGGAGGTGGCTATGGCCAATCCCAAGTGCAGGTGTTACCCGCACCCGGACAGCCCTGGCGCAGCCTCAAGCAGTCCTTGCATCCACGGCTCTTCGCCGAGGGGCTAGGGCTCTATGAGGACAGCTTATGGCTGCTCACCTGGCGGGCTGGCCGTGTGTTGGTGCTCGACGCCAACACCCTGGAATTGCAGCATCAACACCGCTATTCCGGCCAGGGCTGGGGCTTAGACTGGGATCCAGACGAGCAAGCATGGGTGATGAGCGACGGCAGCAATACTCTTCGCTGGAGATCCGCCGCCGACTTCTCTGTGCGCAAAGAGCTCAAGGTGTTCAACCAACGCAGGCCTGTCACCCGGCTGAACGAGCTAGAACACACGGCGCAAGGGCTTTGGGCCAACCAATGGCAGGAAGACCAGCTGCTGTTGATTGATACCAACACCGGCTGCGTGCGCTCGCGTCTGGATCTAAGCACTTTATGGCCGTCCGCCGAACGCCCACCGCGCGCCGAGGTACTCAATGGCATCGCCCTCGATCGCTCTTCTGGCCTGCTGTGGGTCACCGGGAAGTTCTGGGGGCGCGCCTTCGGACTCAACCTGACACAGCCGAGCAGCCCCGAGCCGGATGGGATTTCACGCAAATGACCCACAAAACGTGTACCGTTCGCCGGCGGCAATAGATATGCACACGGGACCCTCATTTCTATGACCAATCTTTCCGGATCCGAGGTCGCGGACGCGACCCCTAACCGGTCGGCCGGAACCTGGCTACAGGTTGCGGTCTTTATTTATCTGTTGCTGGTTGCCGTAGCCATGATTGGAAGCGGCTTCAAAACCGCGGCCGGCGACGAAGCTGAGTCCCTCTTCGCTTTTGCCACCAACCCCTTTTTGGCGCTGCTTATTGGGGCCTTGGCGACGGCATTGATCCAATCCTCCTCCACCGTGACCTCGATCATCGTGGGCTTGGTGGCGGGCGGCATGCCGGTGAGTATTGCCATCCCCATGGTCATGGGCGCCAATATCGGCACCACTATCACCAACACCATTGTGAGCCTGGGCCACATTGGGAACAAAGACGAGTTTAGGCGCGCGTTTTCCGCGGCTACGGTGCACGACTTTTTCAATGTGTTTGCGGTGGTGATCTTCCTGCCATTGGAGATCATGACGGGCTTTTTAGAGACCGCGGCCTCTAGCCTGCTTGGGCTGTTCATGAGTGACGCCGATCTGTCGATCAAGGGCCTGAACTTCATGAAGCCCCTCACCAAGCCCGGCGTGACCCTCGCTAAAGACCTGCTGCACGGCATGGGTGCGAATGACCTGATCACCGGCGTGGTGATGATTGTGGCCGGCGTGGGCTTGATCTTGTACGCGGTCATCCGCGTTGGCCAACTCTTACGCCGCGCCCTGGTCGGGCGTGCCAAGCAGATTCTGCACTCGGCTATTGGTGGTGGCCCCCTGTCTGGCATTGGCTCGGGCATGCTGGTGACGGTATTGGTGCAGAGCTCCTCCACCACCACCAGCTTAATGGTGCCCTTGGCCGGCTCGGGCGTATTCCAGACCCGCGATATTTACCCCTTTACGCTGGGCGCCAACATCGGCACCACCATCACCGCCTTGCTGGCAGCCACGGCAGTAGTTGGCGACCAAGCTGCAGCGGCCATGCAAATTGCGCTGGTGCACCTGATCTACAACAGTTTAGCGGTAGCTATGCTGTACCTTGGCCCTACTGCCCTGCGGCTACGCCAGGTGGCCGAGTTTCCCGTCCGCTGCTCTTATTGGCTGGCCGACTTGGCAACTCAGCACAAGTCTTTGGCCTTGGCCTATGTGTTGGGTTTGTTCTTCGTGCTACCCGGCGTCATGGTGTTTGTGTTTGGCGGCTAATAGGAGGCCCAAGCAATGACAAAGCAGGATTATTTGGGCGACCTTGAGAGCCGTATTGCAGCGGCCAAATCCACTTTGGCCGAGCTTGAGGCCCAACGCGCCGAACTCAGCGCCCAACAGCAGCATGCCGCCATTGACCAGCTCGAATCCAGCATTACCTCCACAGAGCACCAAATCGAAGACCTGAAACGGGCCGGAGAAGGGGCTTGGCAAGACATACGTCAAACCATCGAAGCTCTGTGGGATGAGCTGGATGAGTGGGTCCGCGACCACCTGCAGCGCAAGCAGAACAACGAATAGGCTTTGGCAGACACACGGCCTTCAATGCCGCAGCCTCACTTACTCCGTTGGCGGATATCGGTCGAAAACTGGTAGCTCATGCGCATTTTCCATCCAGCTGATTCTCTCGGCGACCTGAATGTGCGCCCTTGCTGACAATGCGCCGGGATCATCGTAGGTCCCACTCTGGATATCGACAAGGCCGGGCAAGGTCTGAGCATTGGAATAGAAAAGGCCCGTTCCGCAATCTGGGCAGAATTGTCTTCGCCCGTGTTCAGATGAGGCATACACTTTGGGCTTTCCCTGGGTAATGGTCAGGGCGGATTCGGCATACATCGTCCATCCCACCATTGGGGCGCCAGCATGACGCCGACAATCCGAACAGTGACATAAGGCGTGCGTGTATGGCTCGCCGATAACGGTGTAACGAATGGCCCCGCAATGACAAC includes:
- a CDS encoding acyl-CoA dehydrogenase C-terminal domain-containing protein, producing MAYYKVPLRELRFVLNDVLGIQQLSELEPFQDCTDDIVEGVLDEAARFTEEKLLPLRETGDHEGCKLESGEVTVPPGFAEAYREYWESGWVGLANSPDWGGQGLPYTLGKAVEEMVCAANVAFALYPGLTTGCFEALHAHASDDQKQTYLPKLATGEWTGTMCLTEPQAGSDLGAVKTKAEKQADGSYKISGMKIFITSGEHQMADNIVHYVLARCTDSPDGVKGLSTFIVPKYKVNADGSLGERNPVHCQAIEHKMGMHGSCTCVMVFEEAEGYLVGEQNRGIMNMFTMMNLARIMVGFQGLGQADFALQSALSYAKDRVQGKTLTGGGGPIADHPDVRRMLLKMRALTEGSRAMAYDTAIHVDLAAAHPDAKVREEATDWVDLFTPVVKSFCTDLAVENGLEAVQVYGGHGFIAEHGVEQVVRDSKILCLYEGTNGIQAMDLVRRKLQLKGGAMADTFFNRVEAAVAAAKPAQAFLSEPLKAALAALKTSTQQLRERFNSDPNDAGAGAVEFQRAFSLTAIGYYWLRILDAAENHPDADFKAAKLATAKFFAARILPEVKGLLERVDVGAGEMMELSLDALCA
- the ntrC gene encoding nitrogen regulation protein NR(I) yields the protein MSLKVWVVDDDDSIRWVLERALQSSGLDVQAFAGGIEMLDALEEDQPDVVITDIRMRGIDGLELLSRVHAVNAELPVIVMTAHSDLDAAVAAYKGGAFEYLPKPFDVDEAVELVQRAARSREREAAVSDTPPTTAHIVGEAPAMQEVFRAIGRLAKSQITVLITGESGTGKELVARALHAHSPRAKKPFIAINTAAIPKDLMESEFFGHERGAFTGATTQRAGRFEQADGGTLFLDEIGEMPPDLQTRLLRVLADGQFYRVGGHVPVQVDVRIVAATNQNLEEAVTEGRFREDLFHRLNVIRVRTPSLRERREDIPLLLRHFLQRSAAELETEVKQLLPDTTELLQAHDWPGNVRQLENFCRWITVMAPGHQVHVEDLPEDLRSAAGSAVKSAISSPTEVPKPATQTVVPAEAGTEDWIAPLLRWAEHKWKDGDCDLVPAATLEMEKTLARFALDACEDHRQEAARRLGWGRNTLTRKLKDFGWGSGEHNA
- a CDS encoding PAS domain-containing sensor histidine kinase produces the protein MAKHKHKIRGDELLDGLATAVIAIHADQTVDRLNSAAEMMFGVSDGFACGAKLFTVLPALSVLREPILKALEEQEAYMARDLRLRRSNGSEDRFVADVSLSPQRDGMLAMEFSTRDRPHRIFREDAQWQQQEVNHEMIRGLAHEIKNPLGGLRGAAQLLERELPSEDLRDFTGIIIREADRLQDLVDRLLGPSRPVPFKPTNIHVVVEHVRTLLEAQAPAAISIERDYDPSLPDVPADPEQLIQAVLNIGVNALDAMREQETGRLILRTRAMRQFTIGGVRHRLVLRVDICDTGPGIPSDMMEKIFYPMVSSRAEGSGLGLAIAQTLIRNHGGLIECESRPGDTVFSLYLPIQRTTA
- the glnA gene encoding glutamate--ammonia ligase — protein: MSASDVLKMIGDQEVQFVDFRFADTRGKEQHVTVPAHTIDEDVFEDGKMFDGSSIAGWKGINESDMILMPDPETAVIDPFSEETTLILRCDVVEPATMQGYERDPRSVAKRAEAYMNSTGIADTAFFGPENEFFVLDDIKWGADISGAFYKIDSEEASWNTEKVYEDGNMGHRPGVKGGYFPVPPVDSLHDLRSAMCLAIEEMGVETEVHHHEVATAGQCEIGVKFNTLVKKADEVLILKYAIQNVAAGYGKTATFMPKPLVGDNGNGMHVHMSLGKDGENLFSGDGVGGLSETALYYIGGVIKHARALNAFTNASTNSYKRLVKGFEAPTMLAYSARNRSASIRIPFISNPKARRIEVRFPDSTANPYLAFAALMMAGLDGIQNKIHPGDPMDKDLYDLPPEEEKEIPQVCESLDEALDALDADREFLTRGGVFTDDMIDGYIALKREDTTRLKMTTHPVEFDMYYSL
- the glyQ gene encoding glycine--tRNA ligase subunit alpha → MAVPATFSELIATLQDFWARQGCVILQPLDKEVGAGTFHPATFLRSLGPEPWKSAYVQPSRRPTDGRYGDNPNRLQHYYQFQVLLKPSPPDIQNLYLESLKALGLDPLVHDIRFVEDNWESPTLGAWGLGWEVWLNGMEVTQFTYFQQVGGLECKPVSGELTYGLERLAMYLQGVESVYDLVWARDGERVVTYGDVFHQNEVEQSRYNFEEAEVEDLFAAFAKAEAACNKLVERGLPLPAYERVLDASHAFNMLDARQAISVSERQAYILRVRNLARACAESYYAAREALGFPLCTEDR
- the glyS gene encoding glycine--tRNA ligase subunit beta: MSAPLLIEIGCEDLPARYQQPLATALADSISQGLDKANVPRGSARWFATPRRLAVCVDETAAQQPTQHIKRQGPALSAALKDGQPTPAGLGFARSCGVDFDDLEQIETPKGTYLMYVAEQAGKALQDLLPELFAQALKAMDQKAPKRMRWGSGSATFVRPVQWLVALHGSSPVALEAFGLQSSNRSFGHRFHAPEAVPLSHAADYEQTLREAKVWADFDTRRAAIEEQVQAAAADIGGEVVIEAELLDEVTALVEWPSTIHGRFDERFLAVPDEAVVLTIQEHQRYFPVFDAAGALLPVFITVANIESRDPSQVIAGNERVVRPRLEDALFFWEQDRKRPLAERLDDLARVTWAKGLGDLKAKAERIAHLAAHLAEPFGADPAAARQAGLLAKCDLTTQCVFEMPELQGIMGGHLLRAEGSAEAVATAVAEHYQPLGPQAAVPESTLGRVVAAADKLDTLAGYFSIDAIPTASKDPYGLRRAALGLLRILLESGAALSWEELLDAASFSLSPAQAQSLREFLQDRLRGVLADQGAPAAVVAGILDQALGPVDAQARGAAVTSFIDSEAGDALVQSSKRVRNILRSAQEADRNATLSEADCVEPAEQALFQALQSLDDNHTNYAQSLTQLATLQAPIAGFFESVMVQVDDQRLRRNRLALLEAFDTACNRIADFERIAGG
- a CDS encoding glutaminyl-peptide cyclotransferase, encoding MLRLRRLVCMSGLLWLCTSAALAKEDCAKPTSMGWAVADIRELPAELYVQGFAIRGGRWYLSGGGYGQSQVQVLPAPGQPWRSLKQSLHPRLFAEGLGLYEDSLWLLTWRAGRVLVLDANTLELQHQHRYSGQGWGLDWDPDEQAWVMSDGSNTLRWRSAADFSVRKELKVFNQRRPVTRLNELEHTAQGLWANQWQEDQLLLIDTNTGCVRSRLDLSTLWPSAERPPRAEVLNGIALDRSSGLLWVTGKFWGRAFGLNLTQPSSPEPDGISRK